A stretch of Stigmatopora argus isolate UIUO_Sarg chromosome 22, RoL_Sarg_1.0, whole genome shotgun sequence DNA encodes these proteins:
- the LOC144067836 gene encoding uncharacterized protein LOC144067836: MVRPQFGPPRMKPSRSYGDRHGSGPREGNYSPNSKTRRDPHCHPGKPSGNWRESRGRGRPPPDRKVSPMEAHREPRFNNWREHNQDSYQPYPSKIEAHHSQRRPPPSRPNRSPHAQHQSSSRSPARGSPGHRGPAPHGYSSNHRSPSPRHFRGHPGDRRPGPAPAFQGSFREPKRQLAFPIPEQRYRAPRGDISPRERAFLDDKKRWNNSGAAFFHPHNGQHGPSGPHRNPREMHGRGSCPERWSSEQDSRRHRGPMETQGSRPHNMENAKDVPRQLPFRPPPPWKGDPPPPASSFHRNPQDRQLIGPRKRRFSDVNMSSSSPTQDHSGPKFPRREKIPLLSIPRQFGPRPLSLRDKSLIFKGRQMRFGSPGRPRNPPPFRPRPQMGDIPSRGPPSSVLALRKKRFQPNPFPLNRLQPRAPRSQQSPGRDEDDASSSLREINTRKEKVESRRSLNTHRSSPIEKRDLVVVSHWAAGPSTSKEDSPTEDHNLKSKTDSSLSNRSGRVDSRLQSPDRKRGYLERRTFRPVNLMPDRRPVPMQRPKFPGPRRSAPELSGNFRRPLMENLVPRNFTNQKPVFRKSHSIMSKYRNMRVMKQRAPYN; this comes from the exons atggtgcGACCACAGTTTGGACCTCCACGCATGAAGCCCAg TAGATCGTATGGAGACAGACATGGAAGTGGGCCCAGAGAAGGTAATTACTCCCCTAACTCAAAAACAAGAAGAGACCCCCACTGCCACCCAGGAAAACCCAGTGGTAACTGGAGGGAGTCAAGGGGGCGAGGTCGACCCCCACCCGACAGAAAAGTTTCGCCGATGGAAGCCCACAGAGAGCCACGGTTCAATAACTGGAGGGAACACAATCAGGATTCTTATCAACCATATCCTTCTAAAATTGAAGCACATCACAGCCAGAGGAGACCCCCTCCGTCCAGACCAAACCGCTCTCCTCATGCCCAGCATCAATCATCATCCCGCAGTCCTGCTCGTGGGTCCCCAGGTCATAGGGGCCCTGCTCCTCACGGTTATTCCTCCAATCACAGGTCACCCTCCCCGAGACATTTTCGGGGGCATCCTGGCGACAGGAGGCCCGGTCCCGCACCGGCCTTTCAGGGTTCTTTCAGGGAGCCCAAAAGGCAGCTAGCTTTCCCCATCCCGGAGCAGAGGTATCGAGCCCCCCGTGGGGACATCAGTCCAAGAGAGAGGGCCTTTTTAGATGACAAGAAGCGATGGAACAACAGTGGAGCAGCGTTCTTTCATCCGCACAATGGGCAACACGGGCCGTCTGGGCCTCATCGCAACCCAAGAGAGATGCATGGAAGAGGCTCCTGTCCAGAGAG GTGGTCATCAGAGCAAGACTCCAGAAGGCACCGTGGTCCCATGGAGACACAGGGCAGCAGACCCCACAACATGGAGAACGCAAAAGATGTCCCCCGTCAGCTCCCTTTCAGACCCCCGCCACCTTGGAAAGGAGACCCGCCGCCACCAGCGTCATCCTTCCACAGGAACCCACAGGACAGACAACTGATTGGCCCCCGCAAGAGGAGATTCTCAGACGTCAACATGTCCTCATCCAGCCCGACTCAGGATCACAGTGGCCCTAAATTCCCCAGAAGAGAGAAAATTCCGCTCCTCAGTATTCCCAGACAATTTGGTCCTAGACCTTTGTCCCTCAGAGACAAAAGTTTAATATTTAAAGGCAGACAAATGAGGTTTGGGTCTCCCGGAAGACCTAGAAATCCTCCACCCTTTAGACCCAGGCCACAGATGGGTGACATTCCGTCTCGGGGACCTCCCAGCTCTGTTCTCGCTCTAAGAAAGAAGCGTTTTCAGCCTAATCCGTTTCCCCTGAATAGGCTGCAACCCAGGGCACCGAGATCTCAGCAGTCCCCCGGCAGAGATGAAGACGATGCAAGCAGCTCCCTGCGAGAGATTAATACCAGAAAAGAAAAGGTGGAGTCTCGTCGCTCCTTGAATACACACAG ATCGTCTCCCATCGAGAAACGCGACCTTGTCGTTGTTTCTCACTGGGCAGCCGGCCCGAGCACATCTAAGGAGGATTCTCCTACCGAAGACCATAACCTAAAGTCAAAAACAG ACTCTTCTCTGAGCAACAGATCAGGAAGAGTTGACTCGAGGTTGCAATCACCTGACAGAAAACGAGGATATTTGGAGAGAAGAACATTCAG gcCGGTAAATCTAATGCCAGACAGACGACCCGTACCCATGCAA AGGCCCAAATTTCCTGGCCCGAGGAGGTCAGCCCCCGAGCTCTCCGGAAATTTTAGGCGGCCACTTATG gaGAACCTGGTGCCTCGCAATTTCACTAACCAGAAACCTGTGTTCCGAAAAAGTCACAGTATAATGTCCAAGTACCGCAACATGAGAGTGATGAAACAGCGTGCCCCTTACAACTGA
- the LOC144067839 gene encoding SH3 domain-containing kinase-binding protein 1, which produces MEQEKNKSFHSLMRNGGSLPVAEPRHDLPHSSASLSPLLPKALSAVLHARQTMPESIGASAEPTLERLQSELRELKEEFQQMKSQHNKEIKLLMSELDEEKRIRLTLQMELQRMKKHMSK; this is translated from the exons AtggaacaagaaaaaaacaagagtttTCACTCTTTAATGCGGAATGGTGGGTCTCTACCT GTAGCTGAACCCAGACATGATCTCCCACATTCATCGGCATCCCTCTCCCCGCTTCTTCCTAAAGCTCTCTCAGCTGTTCTGCACGCCAGGCAGACCATGCCTGAATCCATCGGAGCTTCTGCAGAACCCACACTGGAGCGACTGCAGTCTGAGCTGAGGGAACTGAAAGAGGAGTTCCAACAGATGAAAAGTCAACACAA CAAAGAAATCAAACTTCTGATGAGTGAGCTCGACGAAGAGAAGAGAATTCGTTTGACCTTACag atgGAGCTACAACGAATGAAGAAGCACATGTCAAAATGA
- the lipia gene encoding lipase member H, producing the protein MWRISSMFLWPFLTLLLAITVHTICKAEECDDLVDLELAHAIIGTSLKIRLLLFTRESVKCGSLLSHTNLSAEPHFNVSRPTAFIIHGYRPTGTPPVWAHEITELLLARKDVNVIIVDWNYGAANINYLKAVGNMHKAGENLTAFLKMMKEHGASMNDVHMIGISLGAHISGFVGANLNGTIGRITALDPAGPQFTGAPPEDRLDPTDAQFVDALHTDIDALGYREALGHIDFYANGGTDQPGCPKTIFSGSAYFKCDHQRSVYLFCESLKRICTSRAFPCNNYKDFQDGKCTSCEQFGDAGCPVFGYDIVNFKNILLTLGQTKNFFVTNQKSPFCMSNYRLDIVVWNQDEHWGYITAKLHGNGTDAVATIDHKAAQFKKFTETKLLAHFDTDLQSVDKMTLTFSTGKVFKPKYKLRVLRVRLTHLDRAERPLCRYDLILEESKEVSFTPLPCQESNF; encoded by the exons CTGAGGAGTGTGACGACTTGGTTGATTTAGAGTTGGCTCACGCCATCATTGGCACCAGCCTTAAAATAAGGTTGCTGCTTTTCACCAGAGAGTCAGTAAAGTGCGGTTCTCTTCTCTCTCACACCAACCTCTCGGCTGAGCCTCATTTCAACGTTTCTCGACCTACTGCGTTCATCATTCACGGGTATCGGCCAACGGGCACTCCCCCCGTATGGGCTCACGAGATCACGGAGCTCCTTCTGGCCAGAAAGGATGTCAATGTTATAATTGTGGACTGGAACTACGGCGCAGCCAATATAAACTATTTAAAAGCGGTGGGGAACATGCACAAGGCTGGGGAAAACCTCACTGCCTTCCTGAAAATGATGAAG GAGCATGGCGCCTCGATGAATGACGTTCACATGATCGGAATTAGTCTTGGTGCTCACATATCTGGCTTTGTGGGCGCTAACCTAAACGGTACAATCGGAAGAATTACAG CTTTGGATCCCGCCGGACCTCAGTTCACTGGAGCTCCCCCAGAGGACCGCCTTGATCCCACAGACGCCCAGTTTGTGGATGCCCTGCACACGGATATTgatg CGCTGGGCTACAGAGAAGCTCTTGGTCACATTGATTTTTACGCAAATGGAGGAACAGATCAACCTGGCTGCCCTAAAACCATTTTCTCAG GATCTGCCTACTTTAAATGTGACCACCAGCGATCAGTGTACCTCTTTTGTGAGTCCCTGAAACGCATTTGCACCAGCAGGGCTTTCCCATGCAACAACTACAAGGACTTCCAGGATGGAAAGTGCACAAGTTGTGAGCAGTTTGGTGATGCTGGTTGTCCTGTATTTG GTTACGACATCgtgaattttaaaaacattttgttgacGTTGGGACAAACCAAAAACTTCTTCGTCACAAATCAAAAGTCTCCATTCTGCA TGTCAAATTACAGACTAGATATAGTGGTTTGGAACCAAGATGAACACTGGGGCTATATCACCGCGAAACTTCATGGAAATGGTACAGATGCTGTGGCAACGATTGACCA CAAAGCTGCCCAGTTCAAGAAGTTCACCGAGACTAAGCTATTGGCCCATTTTGACACTGACCTCCAGTCAGTGGACAAGATGACACTCACATTCTCCACTGGAAAGGTTTTCAAGccgaaatacaaactgcgagTTCTTCGCGTCCGACTCACGCATCTGGATCGCGCCGAGAG GCCTCTGTGTCGCTACGACTTGATCCTCGAGGAAAGCAAAGAGGTCTCTTTCACGCCACTTCCCTGCCAAGAGTCCAACTTCTGA